The following are encoded in a window of Desulfopila inferna genomic DNA:
- a CDS encoding creatininase family protein codes for MLLENLSFKEVETYLKEKNTILIPVGSVEQHSEYGLIGTDFIAAEGVAREVGKKMDLLVAPTINYGVSPHHMNFKGSATLAPTTFIQVIVDVCLSFVHHGFSRIFFINGHGGNKNAIETAFQEIKMRGTAGHFALFAWYEGLKEIDLVQELFDGRDGSHATPSEISLTMLLRPDAFAEKEVEEKQFKDKQYYWPLTAEEMRKVFPDGRMGAASWLASPEKGRLIMGLAVDTLVEKIEKIREIPVVE; via the coding sequence ATGCTGCTGGAAAATCTTTCTTTTAAGGAAGTGGAAACGTATCTCAAAGAGAAAAACACCATTCTGATACCGGTTGGCTCAGTCGAGCAGCATAGTGAATACGGTCTCATCGGCACCGATTTCATTGCCGCTGAAGGGGTGGCCAGGGAGGTCGGCAAGAAAATGGATCTGCTTGTCGCACCCACCATTAACTATGGAGTATCGCCACATCATATGAATTTTAAGGGAAGCGCCACCCTTGCTCCAACCACTTTCATCCAGGTTATAGTCGACGTCTGTCTTTCTTTTGTTCACCACGGCTTTTCCAGAATATTTTTTATCAATGGTCATGGCGGCAATAAAAACGCAATCGAAACCGCATTTCAGGAGATCAAAATGAGAGGCACAGCCGGCCATTTCGCTCTTTTTGCCTGGTATGAGGGACTCAAGGAGATCGACCTGGTGCAGGAACTCTTCGATGGCCGGGACGGCAGTCATGCCACGCCGTCGGAAATTTCTCTGACTATGCTCCTTCGTCCTGATGCTTTTGCCGAGAAAGAGGTCGAGGAAAAACAATTTAAAGATAAGCAATATTATTGGCCGTTGACAGCAGAGGAGATGCGTAAAGTTTTTCCTGATGGCAGAATGGGCGCCGCGTCTTGGCTGGCATCTCCGGAGAAGGGCAGACTGATCATGGGACTTGCTGTTGATACATTGGTTGAGAAAATCGAGAAAATACGAGAAATACCGGTTGTGGAATAA
- the rfbC gene encoding dTDP-4-dehydrorhamnose 3,5-epimerase, whose protein sequence is MKVTPTAIAEVLLVEPKVFGDERGFFYESFNKRQWQEETGLEGEFVQSNHSRSLHGVLRGLHYQIEQAQGKLVRTVVGEVFDVAVDLRKQSPTFGKWVGEYLSAENKKSLWIPPGFGHGFVVLSEVAEFLYKTTEYYAPQHECCIIWNDPDIAIDWPLVEEPVLSAKDGAGKLLRDAQVYR, encoded by the coding sequence ATGAAAGTTACACCCACGGCAATAGCGGAAGTTCTCCTGGTCGAACCCAAGGTTTTCGGCGATGAACGTGGCTTCTTCTACGAAAGCTTCAATAAGCGGCAATGGCAGGAGGAGACGGGACTCGAAGGTGAATTCGTGCAAAGCAATCACTCCCGTTCATTGCATGGCGTGCTGCGCGGTCTCCATTATCAGATTGAACAGGCTCAGGGGAAGCTCGTTCGCACCGTGGTCGGAGAGGTATTCGATGTGGCGGTTGATCTGCGCAAACAGTCTCCCACCTTCGGCAAATGGGTTGGTGAGTATTTGAGCGCCGAGAACAAAAAATCACTGTGGATTCCCCCGGGGTTTGGACATGGTTTCGTTGTCCTCAGTGAGGTGGCAGAGTTTCTTTATAAGACCACCGAATATTATGCACCGCAGCATGAGTGCTGTATCATCTGGAATGATCCTGATATCGCAATAGATTGGCCCCTGGTGGAAGAGCCTGTCCTCTCGGCAAAGGATGGTGCGGGAAAACTGCTCAGGGATGCGCAGGTATACAGGTAG
- the rfbB gene encoding dTDP-glucose 4,6-dehydratase codes for MKIKRIVLVTGGCGFIGANFIRLLNHRYPQWRIINLDKLTYAGNLQNLAGIEEGENYRFIRGDICDSERIAEIFTEEKINTVVHFAAESHVDRSITGPADFITTNIIGTFTLLENARKSWVERNSADGNPLFLHVSTDEVYGSLGETGLFTETTAYDPRSPYSASKASSDHLVNAYYHTYGLPVMITNCSNNYGPYQFPEKLIPLVLHNGLHGRELPVYGDGKNIRDWLYVEDHCEAIAAVIENGKIGNCYNIGGNNEKKNIDVVEIICDTLDEKLGLLPSKAARRSLITYVTDRLGHDRRYAIDARKIAEQIGWQPRISFEKGIRMTIDWYLDHQQWVEGVVDGSYREYYQEMYGNRQKIGK; via the coding sequence ATGAAAATTAAAAGAATAGTCCTGGTGACCGGCGGCTGTGGTTTCATTGGTGCTAATTTTATCAGACTTCTCAATCACCGGTATCCACAGTGGCGCATCATCAATCTGGATAAATTAACCTATGCAGGCAACCTGCAGAACCTTGCTGGCATTGAGGAGGGGGAAAACTATCGGTTTATCAGGGGGGATATCTGCGACAGTGAGCGGATAGCAGAGATATTTACTGAAGAAAAAATAAACACAGTGGTCCATTTTGCCGCGGAATCTCATGTGGATCGATCCATCACCGGACCGGCTGACTTTATAACTACAAATATTATTGGGACTTTCACCCTGCTGGAAAACGCCCGGAAGAGCTGGGTGGAGAGAAATTCAGCGGATGGCAACCCGCTTTTTCTGCATGTGAGCACCGATGAAGTTTACGGATCGCTGGGAGAAACCGGTCTCTTTACCGAGACAACCGCTTATGATCCCAGATCGCCTTACTCCGCCTCAAAAGCATCCTCGGATCATCTGGTTAATGCCTACTATCACACCTATGGCCTGCCCGTGATGATCACCAACTGTTCCAACAACTATGGTCCTTATCAATTTCCCGAGAAGCTGATTCCCCTGGTTTTGCACAACGGTCTGCACGGCAGGGAGCTGCCGGTCTACGGAGACGGCAAGAATATTCGGGACTGGCTCTACGTTGAGGATCATTGTGAGGCAATCGCCGCGGTAATAGAAAACGGTAAAATCGGCAATTGCTATAACATCGGCGGCAACAATGAAAAAAAGAATATCGATGTGGTGGAGATTATCTGCGATACGCTCGACGAGAAGCTGGGCCTTCTACCGTCCAAGGCGGCCAGACGATCACTGATCACCTATGTGACCGACCGTCTTGGACATGATCGGCGTTATGCCATTGATGCCAGAAAGATTGCAGAACAGATCGGCTGGCAGCCGAGGATCAGCTTCGAGAAGGGAATCAGAATGACAATAGACTGGTATCTCGATCATCAGCAGTGGGTCGAAGGTGTTGTTGACGGTTCCTACAGAGAGTATTATCAGGAAATGTACGGTAACAGACAAAAAATAGGTAAATGA